Proteins co-encoded in one Pelobates fuscus isolate aPelFus1 chromosome 5, aPelFus1.pri, whole genome shotgun sequence genomic window:
- the ISYNA1 gene encoding inositol-3-phosphate synthase 1, translating into MADTFKIESPSVQYLKDVIEADYNYQTTQVYEENGVTKVKPCSTKFTFRTERKIPKLGVMLVGWGGNNGTTVTAAVLANKIGLSWMTKTGKKTANYFGSVFQSSTVCLGTGPAGDVYIPFRDLLPMVHPNDIVFDGWDISSLNLADAMSRAEVLDWQLQEQLRPFMEKMKPRPSIYTPDFIAANQEGRADHVIHGTKAEQIQKIREDIQDFKRTSGVDKVIVLWTANTERFCDVITGVNDTADNLLKAIERGLEVSPSTMFAVASILEGCAYINGSPQNTFVPGAIELAIRHKVFIGGDDFKSGQTKIKSVLVDFLISAGLKTVSIVSYNHLGNNDGKNLSAPQQFRSKEISKSNVVDDMVESNAILYGPNEKPDHCVVIKYVPYVGDSKRALDEYTSEIMMGGTNTIVIHNTCEDSLLASPIILDLVILTEICQRITFCTEADQEFQTFHSVLSILSFLCKAPLVPDGTPVVNALFRQRNCIENIFRACLGLSPQNHMMLEHKMQKSFMNLKRPNPVFVPCPISIKKGTSQLNGFHSESTTNGHSNGLQKAATSSDTEIEN; encoded by the exons ATGGCAGATACATTCAAGATTGAAAGTCCCAGTGTGCAATATTTGAAGGATGTGATAGAAGCTGACTACAACTATCAAACTACACAGGTCTACGAGGAGAATGGGGTAACCAAG GTCAAACCATGTTCCACCAAATTCACTTTCCGGACAGAACGTAAAATACCCAAGCTGGGTGTAATGCTTGTCGGCTGGGGTGGAAACAATGGCACTACAGTCACGGCCGCTGTGCTGGCCAACAAAATAGGGCTCTCATGGATGACCAAGACCGGGAAGAAA ACTGCCAATTACTTTGGCTCAGTATTCCAGTCCTCCACAGTTTGTCTGGGCACTGGTCCTGCTGGGGATGTATATATTCCTTTCCGAGACCTTCTTCCAATGGTTCATCCTAATGACATAGTATTCGATG GTTGGGATATTTCATCCCTAAACCTGGCAGATGCAATGAGCCGGGCAGAGGTTCTAGACTGGCAGCTCCAGGAGCAACTGAGACCTTTTATGGAGAAGATGAAGCCAAGACCTTCAATCTACACACCAGATTTTATTGCGGCCAATCAGGAGGGCAGAGCCGACCATGTTATTCATGGGACCAAAGCAGAACAG ATTCAAAAGATTCGTGAAGATATTCAGGATTTCAAGAGAACCAGTGGTGTAGACAAAGTTATCGTGCTGTGGACTGCGAACACAGAACGCTTCTGTGATGTGATTACTGGAGTTAATGACACGGCAGATAACTTACTTAAAGCTATTGAG CGTGGTCTTGAGGTCTCTCCGTCCACGATGTTTGCAGTTGCTAGTATTCTGGAGGGGTGTGCTTACATCAATGGATCACCACAGAACACTTTTGTTCCTGGGGCAATTGAGCTGGCCATAAGACACAAGGTGTTCATTGGTGGAGATGACTTTAAATCTGGTCAGACCAAGATTAAATCTGTACTTGTGGATTTCCTTATCAGTGCAGGACTAAAG acTGTCTCAATTGTGAGTTATAACCATTTGGGTAACAACGATGGTAAGAACCTCTCTGCACCCCAGCAGTTTCGCTCCAAGGAAATCTCCAAGAGCAATGTTGTGGATGATATGGTTGAGTCAAATGCCATTCTGTATGGACCCAATGAAAAACCAGACCACTGT GTGGTGATAAAATATGTTCCTTATGTGGGAGACAGCAAACGAGCATTGGATGAATATACATCAGAAATAATGATGGGAGGAACAAACACAATTGTCATTCACAACACATGTGAG GACTCCCTGCTTGCCAGCCCCATTATTTTGGACCTTGTGATACTTACTGAAATTTGCCAGAGGATTACCTTCTGCACCGAGGCAGACCAGGAATTCCAGACTTTCCACAGTGTCTTGTCCATTCTCAGCTTCCTCTGCAAAGCACCTCTTGTTCCAGACGGAACTCCAGTAGTCAATGCACTTTTCAGACAAAGGAACTGCATTGAGAACATCTTCAG aGCATGCTTGGGTCTTTCTCCTCAAAACCACATGATGTTGGAACACAAGATGCAGAAAAGCTTTATGAATCTGAAACGACCTAACCCAGTTTTTGTACCATGTCCCATCTCCATTAAGAAAGGGACCAGTCAACTCAATGGCTTCCATTCGGAGAGCACCACCAATGGCCATTCTAATGGATTACAGAAGGCTGCAACCAGCAGTGACACTGAGATAGAGAATTAG